A window from Eubalaena glacialis isolate mEubGla1 chromosome 1, mEubGla1.1.hap2.+ XY, whole genome shotgun sequence encodes these proteins:
- the LOC133096903 gene encoding LOW QUALITY PROTEIN: actin-related protein 2/3 complex subunit 1A-like (The sequence of the model RefSeq protein was modified relative to this genomic sequence to represent the inferred CDS: inserted 1 base in 1 codon), which translates to MPGTGIVPIALSPNNHEVHIYKKNGSQWVKAHELKEHNGHTTGIDCAPKSDRIVTCRADCNAYIWGQKDGVWKPTLVILRINRAATFVKWSPLENKFAVGSGARXVCYFKSENDWWVSKHIKKPIRSTVLSLDWHPNNVLLAAGSCDVKCRVFSAYIKEVDEKPASMPWGSKMTFGHLMSEFGGSGTGGWVCGVSFSASGSRLAWVSHDSTGSVADASKNVQVSTLKTEFLLLLSVSFISENSVLAAGHDCCPMLFNYNDRGCLTFVSKLDIPKQSIQPNVSAMERLRNMAKRATTEDRNTALETLHQNSITQVSIYEVDEQDCRKFCTTGIDGAMTIWDFKTLESSIQGLRIMCS; encoded by the exons ATGCCTGGAACAGGGATCGTACCCATTGCCCTTAGCCCCAATAACCACGAAGTCCACATCTATAAGAAGAACGGGAGCCAGTGGGTGAAAGCTCATGAACTCAAGGAGCACAACGGACACACCACAGGCATCGACTGCGCTCCCAAGAGTGACCGCATCGTCACTTGCAGGGCTGACTGCAATGCCTACATCTGGGGTCAGAAGGATGGTGTCTGGAAGCCAACCCTGGTGATTCTGAGAATTAACCGTGCAGCCACTTTCGTCAAGTGGTCCCCGCTAGAGAACAAATTTGCTGTGGGCAGCGGAGCAC CTGTTTGTTACTTCAAGTCTGAAAATGACTGGTGGGTAAGCAAGCACATTAAAAAACCCATTCGCTCCACGGTCCTCAGCTTGGATTGGCATCCCAACAATGTCTTGCTGGCAGCAGGATCCTGTGATGTCAAATGCAGAGTGTTTTCTGCCTACATTAAAGAAGTGGATGAGAAGCCAGCCAGTATGCCCTGGGGCAGCAAGATGACTTTTGGTCATCTGATGTCAGAGTTTGGTGGCAGTGGCACTGGCGGCTGGGTGTGCGGGGTCAGCTTCTCCGCCAGCGGGAGCCGCCTGGCCTGGGTCAGCCACGACAGCACCGGGTCCGTTGCTGATGCCTCAAAAAACGTGCAGGTCTCAACTCTGAAGACAGAGTTCCTGCTCCTCCTGAGTGTGTCCTTCATCTCGGAGAACAGCGTCCTGGCTGCTGGCCATGACTGCTGCCCCATGCTCTTTAACTACAATGACCGCGGCTGCTTGACCTTTGTCTCCAAGCTAGACATCCCGAAACAGAGCATCCAGCCCAACGTGTCGGCCATGGAGCGCTTGCGCAACATGGCCAAGCGGGCCACGACCGAGGACCGCAACACGGCCCTGGAGACGCTGCACCAGAACAGCATCACTCAAGTGTCTATTTATGAGGTGGACGAGCAAGATTGTCGCAAATTTTGCACTACTGGCATCGATGGAGCCATGACCATTTGGGATTTCAAGACCTTAGAGTCTTCTATCCAGGGCCTTCGGATAATGTGCAGCTGA